Genomic segment of Terriglobales bacterium:
AGTCCCCTGAAGTTGCGCGAGCTTCCCGAACCAACGCCGGGGGATGGTGAAATCCGCGTGCACGTGCACTGCTGCGGTCTGTGCCACACCGATCTTCACACCGTAGAAGGCGACCTGCCGCTGCACAAAATTCCCGTCGTTCCCGGTCATCAGATCGTCGGTTTGGTGGACGCAGTCGGCAAAGGATCACGAGCTTTCAAGGAAGGGGATCGCGCCGGGATTCCCTGGCTGAATTGGACCGATGGCGAATGCCGCTATTGCCGTGCCAGCCAGGAAAACCTTTGCGATAACGCGCGCTTCACCGGCTATGACGTCGATGGAGGCTATGCCGAAGCCACGGTCGTAAACGAAGCGTTCGCTTATCCGATCCCGCGCGCTTTTTCCGACGAAGCCGCCGCTCCGCTGCTCTGTGCGGGAATCATCGGTTATCGTTCTTATCGACTGAGCGGAGCGCGCGCTGGCGCCCGCCTGGGGCTCTATGGTTTTGGCGCGTCGGCGCACATCGTGATCCAGTTCGCGCGTCACCTGGGATGCGAGGTCTACGTATTTACGCGCGCCGCTGCACATCGCGAGCTCGCGTTGCGCCTGGGTGCAGCCTGGGTGGGTCAGGCGGAGGATCGTCCGCCCGAACTGCTGGATGCCGCCATCATCTTTGCACCAGCAGGCTCGCTGGTGCCGCTGGCGCTTGGTCATCTTCGTAAGGGAGCGACGCTGGCGCTCGCCGGGATCACCATGTCACAGATTCCCGCCCTCGACTACAGCCTGCTCTACGAGGAACGAATTGTGCGCAGCGTCGCCAACAGCATCCGCCAGGACGCGCGCCAGTTTCTGGAGCTGGCTGCCGAAGTTCCGGTTCGCAGTGAAATTCAGGTGTTTTCACTGGAGCAGGCCAATCAGGCGCTCCAGCATCTGAAGCACAGCCGCATCGAAGGCGCAGGCGTACTGCAAATTTCAGAGTAATCTTGATCCCCGCGGATCCCCACCCAGGCACGCTGTCAATCGTTTTTGCCCTGCAACTGCTGTGCGAGATAGGCAGCCGTGCCCATCTCCTTGATCGCGTGCAGCTGCGCCTCCAGGAAGTCCGCGTGCCGCTCTTCGTCCTGAATCATGTGTTCGAACAACATCTTGGAGCCGTCGTCTCTGGCCTCAACGCAGATCCTCACTGCTTCGTTGTACTGTCGCACTGCGTCCTGCTCGTCTTTCAGGTTAATCTCCATCTGCTCCTGCACCTTGCTGCCGAGCTGAGGTTTCAAACCGACATCGACACTGGGAATCGCGTCGAGGAAAATGATGCGCTCGATGAGCCCTTCCGCATGCTTCATCTCCTCGATAGCGCGGGCTTCGGTGAGCTCGCCCAGCCGCCTGTAACCCCAGTTGTGGCACATCTCCGACTGCGTCATGTACTGCACGATCGCGGTCAACTCCGAGGCCAGAGCTGCGTTTAACCGCTCGATCACCTTCTGGTTGCCATGCATGGTTTGCTCCGTTCGCCCCCCATATTGCGATCTGGACAAACGGAAGTGCTGTGACGCAGGGCACAGAGGGATCCTGCCGGATGTTCGCCTTCAAGGCACAGACGCCAACGTCCCGCCGCGACAACGGCTAGGCGTTTACCGAGAGCCCATCTGCGCTGGAACCCGATGACCCCGGCGTCAGCAATCCGCTGCTCTGGTCAAACTGCTGAAACTCTTTTTGCAATGTGCTATACGCCGTTTGCGCAGCGGACAGGTCACCGGATTGGAGGGCCTGGCCGAGTTGATTCAGCATCTGACTTATGCCATTGCTGTCGCCACCGCTGTGATGATGATGGTGATGACCATGCACCTGCCTGGCTTGGCTCTGAAAGTTCTGCTGGATCCCCGCGAAATCCTGCTGAGCAGCCGAAAGATTCCCTGACCGCAGATCCTGCGATAGCTGCTGGAACTCCTGTGCGATGGGATTGCTGTTCTGGGCAGAAGAAGCTGAGTTTGCCTTCGGCTGGAGCTCTTGCAGACTGGCAAAATCCGCCTGTGCCGCCGACAGATTCCCCGACTGCAGATCCTTGCCAAGCTGCTGGAACTCCTGCCGAAATTGCTGCATCCGCTTTGGCATGCTTTGAAGGCCGAAATCAAAAAGCGAGCTGCTGGAAATGCCTGACACTGACATGACCTCTCCTTCAAACTTTCTTCGTACTTCTTATCGGCACGGCTGAGTCGGAACTTCAGCTGCCGCTCTATCGCCGTGAATCAAGCAGGTCGGCTGCCAAACGAACTCTGGTTCGAAAAGCCAAACTCCCTCATTTTCGAAGAACTTGGCCGGTATCTCTATCCCTCGACTTACTGTGGAAGAAATAGCTGGGCAGACGATGCCGAACCGGATAGGCAAGCCTTGCCGGGTACTCACCGGCAGAAGCCCCAGCAGTGTCATGCTGAGCCCGCGTGGCGGACGAAGCATCTCTGCATTTCGCTTGCCCCAGCCGACCTGCCATCAAGCCAAAAGAGGGCTTGAGTGGGCCACCCGATCCTGCTTCTGGCTATCAGTTTCCCTACACCATCTGCGAACTGCCGCCGGTGGAAGCGGATTTGCGCGCCGACGCCCTGACCCCGGCCATCTCTGTGCGGTTGCGCCCAGTTTTCTTGGCTTTGTACAGGGCCTTGTCGGCCAGCCTCATCACATGTTCCAGACTCTCGCCGCTTGCATGCGGCTCGGCTGCGCCGATGCTGACGGTCACACAGACTTCTTTCGCCGTGAGACTGCTTGCGCGAGTTCCCGTGAACTGCCGGTCCTGCGCCGAGCGCTGCTTACGGTCCGGTCCTCGGACTACGAACTTGCTGTCTTCGATTCGTTTGCGAACCTCTTCCAGATGTGGATAAGCATCGCGCAGCGGAATTCCCGGAAAGAGCAGAACAAATTCCTCGCCCCCGATGCGGAACGCGCGCCCCCCACCATTTACCCCGCCCAACCTCGCCGCTACCATGCGCAGCACCTGATCGCCTGTGTCATGCCCGAATGTGTCATTGAATTTCTTGAAGTGATCCACGTCGACCATGGCAACCGAAAACTTTGCATCCAGCGAGTGCATCGCCTCATTGAGAGCGCGCCGTGCAGGCAGTCCGGTGAGTTCGTCGTGATACGCCAGGCGATAGGAGTTTTCTACCAGCGAGATCACCAGCACTAGGCCGGCGGTGATCAGGAAAGCCCGCGAGATGGGACGTGCCATGCCCAACTGCATTGCGATACCGCAGGAGGCCACGCTCCAGAAGAATCCCGCTTCGATGGTCTTGCAGCGGATAGCAAACAGGACCGCAATTGCCATCACTGCGCCTAGGAAGGCCAGCATTGCTGGCTGCGGAACTCTGCACCACGCGGTCCATGCCGCGGGGACCAGGTGAGCCTTGAACGAGGCAGCGATATCGGCCACCTCAGAACGCGAAAGCGCGGCCACGAACGCGCAACCCGCCAGCAGCGCGACAAAGCGTGGAGCAACGGCAACCAGGCTGAATCCGCTTTCCGGCCACAGCGCAAAGATCGCGAGCATCAGCGGCAACACAAACGCCACCACGGCAGCGTACGCGGGAGCGGCCGGAGGATGTGGCGCCTGGATCGCAATCGCCAGCGTGAGCAGCCCGAAAAGCGTGCGGCTGGAGTGAAAGCGCAGCGCCAGCAACACTCCCATGGCGAAGACAGCGTCAAAGTAGAACTGCAGAAAAGAATAGTTGGATGCCGGAAGGATTCCCGTGGCCAGCAGCAGGCCGGCTATCGCCAGCGAGAGCCCGCCAGGAAACGCCGCGAGATAAAGAAGCTCACGTTTCTCCGGCCAAATTCGCGCTAGCTCGCTCAAGACTCTGCCTGCCCCCAAGTATTATCCCGGTCGGGCTTTGTGCGAGCCCATTACTCCTGTGATACGGGGAGGTGACGAAGGGGATAGGCCCAGCCGAGCATGCTATTGGTCCGCCGCTCAAGGTTTCGCCTGCCGCCGATAGTCTTCGGCCAGCAGCGCATAATTCTCCACATCGAGAAATTTTCCCCACTTCTCGACATGCTCGCGCGCGCATCCCTCATGTTGCATCCCCAACTTGTCGAGCACTCGCCGCGAAGCGTCGTTGCCGCGGAAGTGCCCGGCATAGATGCGGTGCAGCTTCAGGGTCCCGAAGCCAAATTCAAGGACCGCCCGTGCTGCCTCGGTGCAATATCCCTTTCCCCAGTACGGCACTCCGATCCAGTAGCCTAGTTCGGCATGCGAGTGTTTTGGCTGGATTTCCAGGCCGACCATGCCGATCATATCTTCGCCGCGGCAGATGGCGAATAGGATGCGCTCGCCGCGAGCCCGACCTTCCCGGCAAGCCAGCAGGAATTCACCCGCGTCAGCTTCGGTATAGGGGTGCGGGATACGAAGCGTGGTGGCGGCAACTTCGCGGGCGCCCGCCAGTTTCACCAGTGCCGGAATATCCCGGTCAGCAGGCGCGCGAAGCAGCAGGCGTGCAGTTTCCAGGACCGGCAGAGACATTGTTTCCGCAGCCCTGCGCAGCAAGGCTATCTCCGCGCCGCCGAGGCCTGGGCGCGGCTCAGGAACAGTGCCTGGGAACTGATCTTTTCCCGTTCAAGCCCGTCTGTACTCTCTGCCGGCGTCAGACGGCGATAACTTCCATCGGGCATCATTTCCCGGGCCTTGAGATTGTCCGCCATGTAAGTTTCGATCACTTCATCCCGTAGATAGCGCACCAGGCGGCGATCCTCTACCGGGAAAATTACCTCTACACGCCGGTTCAAATTGCGCGGCATCAGATCGGCGCTACCCAGGTAGACTTCGTCGTCGCCCGAGTTGTGGAAGTAATAGATGCGGCTGTGCTCCAGGAAGCGGCCGACGACGCTGATCACACGAATGTTGTCGCTTACTCCCGGCACGCCCGGCCGCAAGCAGCAGATGCCGCGTACCAGCAGGTCCACCTTCACTCCCGCCTGTGAAGCTTCGTAAAGCAGGCGGACCATCTCCGTGTCCACCAGGGCATTCATCTTCAGGCTCATGTGCCCATTGCCGTGCTGCAGATGCTGCTTGATTTCACGGCGGATCAGGTGCTCCAAACGGTCCCGCAGATTGATCGGTGCCACCAGCAGTTTGCGGTAGTCATTCTTTGCGGAATAGCCCGTCAGATAATTGAACAGGTCGGTCGCGTCGGCGCCAATATCGTGATCCGCGGTGAACAGACCGAAGTCGGTGTACAAATGCGCCGTCACTGGGTTGTAGTTGCCGGTTCCCAGATGCACGTAGCGGCGAATGGTGTCGCCTTCTTTGCGCACTACCAGGGCAACCTTGGAATGCACTTTCAAACCTAGCAGTCCGTAGACGACGTGCACGCCCTGACGTTCCAGCGCTCTCGCCCACTCAATATTGCTTTCCTCGTCGAACCTTGCCTTCAATTCCACCAGCGCGGCTACCTGCTTTTCGTTTTCGCTGGCTTCCAGCAAGGCTTCAACAATGGGCGAATTCCGTCCCACGCGATAGAGCGTCATCTTGATAGCCAGCACCGAGGGATCGCGCGCCGCCTTCTGCAAAAAATCGACTACCGTCTGGAACGAATCGTAAGGATGGTACAGCAGGATATCGCGCCGGCGAATGGCGCTGAAAAGATCCTCCTCCTCGCTGGCCACATCGAGATCGAGCGAGGCTGGCACCGCCGGCAAAAATGGCGGATCCTTCAGCTCCGGCCGGTCCAGCCCGGCGATGTATTTGTAGCGGCTGAGGGAGAGCGGGCCCTTCACCCGGTACACATCTTTGCGGTCGACTTCGAGATTGTTGATGAGAATCTTCAGGATGTGCGCCGGCATTTCAGCACGCACCACTAGGCGCACCACATCACCGAAACGTCGTTGCCGGATTCCTTCTTCTGTCGTTTCCAGCAGGTCTCCAGCTTCCAGCTCCTGGATTTCAATATCGGCGTCGCGCGTCACGTGAAAAGGATGCGCTTCCACAATCTCCATGCCCGGAAACAGCAGGTTCAGGTTCGCGCTGATCAGATCTTCAAGCCAGAGGAATGACTGGTGCTTTTGGACCTTCGACCGCCTCCCATTGGGAGTTACACGATCGACCGGGACCAGTTGGGGCAACCCGTCGGGTACTTTGAGACGAGCGAAGTGCTCCTCACCCTCCTTGTCGCGAATGAGGATCGCCAGGTTCAGGCTCAAGTTCGAGATGTGGGGGAACGGCCGCCCGGGATCGAAGGCCAGCGGGGTCAATACCGGAAACACGGTCTCGGTGAAGTACCGGTCGGCGCGCGCCTTCTGCTGCGGCGTCAGCTGCTCGTACTCCATCAGGTGAATCCCTGCCCGCTCTAGGGCGGGGACCAGCTGCCGGCGAATGCACCGATGGGCGCTTCCCAGCAGCTCAAGTACCTCGGTGCGAATCGCCTCCAACTGCGCCGCCGGACTCATACCGTCCGGTCCGACTTCTGAAGCGCCACTCTCCAGTTGCCGTTTCAGCCCCGCTACCCGCACCATGAAAAACTCATCCAGGTTGGAGCCAACAATCGACAGAAACTTCACTCGCTCTAGCAGAGGATTGGATTCGTCCTGCGCTTCTTCCAGAACGCGGCGCTGAAACGCGAGCAGGCTCAGCTCACGATTCAGATACAGGCTGCGATCGTCAAGCGAAGGGATCTCGAGTTCCGGCGCTGTCGTGATTTCTTCTTCGATTACGATTTCCGGCTTGGGTCGGCGGTTGATGAGAGCGGTGGTCTTGGTTGCCATAAAAGAATTCGCCTTCGGTAGCCCTCGCTGACAAGACTTCCGCTAGAACATTTGCAACTTAGAGGGTGGATCTTGCGGACAATATCCAACCGCATCCATCAATCGGGGGATCCACAGGAATACTACTGGGATTTCCGCTGCTAATAGCTTAGCAAGTCCGCGGCGAGCGGGATATGAACTTTTGGGTAAATCTGGGATGGGCACTAGTGGATTTAGTGGGAAGGTTCGCTCGAATAGGCTGGGCTGCTCAAGCCTATGACCTTTCAGGACTTAGATGGTGACAGGGCCGCTCGGCAAGCGACCGCTCGCGTGGTCCGGTCGATAGTTCAAACGTCGTTGAACCTGTGCGGAATTCATTGCAATCGTCGAACAGCATCAGCGTTCTAAGGATACGATCACGCAGCTGAGTGGTTGCTGCGAGCGGAGAATATATGCACCGACTGATTTCAGTGACAGCCGCGGTTCTGGTTTCACTCACTTGCGCAATTTCACAGCAACCGCAAGACACAACGAAAGTAGTGGAGGCGCCGCAGCTTGCACTTGCCGCTCCAGAGAGCACCACGGCTTATGATCCGTTTTTTCAACAAGGGCGTGGTGTTTGGGAGAGGGACTATCTGGTCTATGTCCACCCTTATCCCGATTCCTTTGTCGACCTGTACGACAAGGATACTTTTCGCGCATCGATCAAAATCTCAATTCCGAATGCGAGATCTGTCAGCCTGTCGGATGCAAGCGTCAGTCCTGGCGGCAAACTGATCGTCTCCGGGTGTGCTCTGCTCGAGGATGGAGCGCGGCAGTGCTTCGTGGGCCGAGTCGATCGCGAGGGTCAGCTTGACCCCATGTTGGACACGCGAAAGTATGCGGTCACGAGGGTCAGCGCCTGTGATGATTCAACGGTGTGGGCCATGGGCTGGGTGCGAATCAACGAGCGGGAGAGCACGCGATCATATCCTGTGCTCCGGCAATATCGCTTGAGTGACGGCAAGCGGCTTACGGCCGCTTTAGACCGAGCGAGCTTTCCCAAATGGCCTGGACCGGCACTTCGCGGCCTTCATGAGCTTCCTGATCTGACCATGCAATGCCGTGGCACGACAGTGGGAATCTACGAAGGCGCGACTGACGAGTGGATCGAATACGACACGTCTCGCGGTGTTCTGAGCCGCTGGAAGCTGCCGCAGGCGACTCATCCCTGGGCTGAGTACGATGCTGATGGCCACAATCTGCCGGAAAGGCTTTTCGGGAGTTCCATCACCGGAGTTGCGATGCTGGACTCTGGCAAGGTGTATGCGAGTTTCGTCACTCGCAATAGAGATGGCAGCGCCCAGTGGGCCTTGTACCAGCTTCGAAAAGAGGGGCACAGCGGAGAGTGGCTTCCTATAGGCGCGGCATCGAGGCGGCTTCCAAAGCCCAGCGGCTTCAAATGGTTGAACGGAACCGATGGCAGGCATCTCGTTTATTCGCGATTCGATGAGCCTGGGTGGTTCTTCTCCGCGGTGGAACCACGACCGAGCAGCGATCGTTCTGGCGAATAGCTCTTGGGCTCATGCGCGTTTTGAAGCTCACCGGCAATGCACCTATCCTGTCATCTTGAGCGAGGACGGGGCAGATCGATCCCCGTCCGAGTCGAAAGATCTTGTGGTTAGAGTTTCCGACGAATCACCGCTCTATCTTTCGCCCATCCCCGTCTTCTTCACCTCCGCCTGCTTCACCGGCTTCATCTGGCGCAGCTCCAGTTGCCCCAGGCGGCAGAAATTGATGGCGTCGGCGACAATGCGCGTGGCCTCGCCGGGCGCATGGAATCCGGTGGAATTCTCTGCCTCCACGAAATCGATATAGAACTGGGCTTTGCGCTGATAATCCTGCGCCTTCGCCAGTTCGGCATCGCTCGCTCCTTCAGCTTTGGCTGCCTTGATGTCGTGAATCAGGTCGATCAGCGAATCCATCGCTACGTTTCGAATGTTGAAGAAGCGCGTCTGGATCTCCTCCACCCGCGCCTTCAACTCCTCTTCCGGCCACTTGTGACAGGTCTGGCAGGCGCGGTTGATATTCAACAGCGGGCTGCGCACGTTGTGGTCGCTGATCTTCAGGCCGCCTTCGCGCTTGTACGGCATGTGGCAGTCGGCGCAAGCCACGCCCGAACGCGCGTGGATGCCCTGATTCCACAGCTCAAATTCCGGATGCCGCGGTTTGATCAGCGGTGCTCCGGTTTCCGCGTGCTTCCACTCCACCACCTTGTCTTCGTCTTCGAACGCCACAATCTCTTCGACCTTCAATCCCTTGGCCCACGGGAACGTAAGCTGCTTGGTCGGCCCGCGGAAGTAATACGTCACGTGGCACTGCCCGCACACAAATGAACGCATCTCCTGGCGGCTGGCCATCTTATTGACGTCGTAATCTGCGATCCCCTGTGACGCCTTCAGCACCTTGATGCCTTCGATAAATGCCGGGCGCGTGACTCGCAATTCCATCGTCCGCGGATCGTGGCAATCGATGCAGGCGATTGGGTGCTTCACCAGCTTGCGGGCCTCGGCATAAGTCATGTGATTGATGGCTTCGAAGCCCTTCATGGGATCGCCATTTCCCACCTGGTTGTAGGCCACCACCATGGAGGCGTGGCAGTTCAGGCAGGCTCCCGGAGGATTCGCCTTCTGACGTTCAGTGAAGGTCTGATCCTCGAGCATGTAAGCGTGGCCGCGCTTCTCGCGATAGTCCTTGGAAAAGGAATATCCCGCCCACATTTCAATCAATCGAGGGTCAGCTTCCAGCTTGGAGCGCGCGACTACCGCCCGCGGATCCGCCTGCGTCGGCGTATGGGGGAGGGCTTCGCTGCCGCCGTAGCGGGTGCGCTGCTGATCGACGGTGCGCTTGTAGTCGTCGTACTGCATGGGGAAGTTCTTGCCCCAGGTTTCCGGGTCGTCGACGGTGTTGTTCAACTCCACCACGCGATAGAAAGGATTCTTAGCCTCCTGCTTGCGCTCGAAGATGTTAACCAGCAGCGCGGTAACAGCCAGCGCGGCAACGGCGGCGAAGAACACAGTGGCGAAGAACAAAATTCGGGCGCGGCCTGTCTCGCTCATCCTATTCATTGCTTGTTCCTCGATGTGTGGGTTGCGGCAGCGAGGCCGCTGTTTCCGTGTGTCCCACGGAAGAGTGACAGCGGGTGCACGACATGCCGGCAGCCTGCCGATGCCAGCCATCAATCGCGGTCACGATTTCCTGATGGCAGTGCCGGCAGGCGGCCTCGGTCACACGATAATTTCTAGGCTTGATATCGATGGAATCGGGAAAGCGTCCCGAAGTAAACGCCAGGGAGTGGAAGAATCCATTGCTGGCCTTCACCGCATATTTTCCGACCAGGTTGTGAGGCGTGTGGCAGTCATTACAAACCGCCACGGAGCGGTGGCTGCTCTTGATCCAGGCATCGTAGTACGACTGCATGACGTGGCAGTTAGCGCAGGCCCCGGGGTTGTTCGAGAGGTAGGAATATCCCTTGGCATAAACAAAGGTGTAGGCGCCAATGCCGATGGTTGTCCCCAGAAGCACTGCAATCAGCACCGCGGCTGCAAATCTTGCCCGCATTCCAGCCTCTCAAGAGCTAGGAAGACAGCCCCGGCTCAATCCAGAGGCGAGCGAATCCTCTTGCGATCCTGGCTATCGGTTTGAGCGAGCGATTATGGATGAGGTAACCGCCCGGCGATGTGACACTGGTCACGCCACGAATCTGCAATCCAATTACCAGAGATGTGGGAGCAATCGCACCGCCGGTCCTCGCGCGTCGCAATTGGCAAGACTACAGCAACGAGCCTTCAGGTTAAACTAGAGACATGTGCCTCGCCTCCTTGCAAGTCCGCCTGCTCGTCCTGCTGCTGTTCGCGGCGGCATCGGCGTGGGCGAGCGACGCTCTAACCTCGCCGGTGGAATTGAACCTGGTTTCGGAAAACCAGGCTATTTCGCCTGGGCAGCCATTCTGGATCGGTCTCCACTTCGACATTGCGCGCAACTGGCACATCTATTGGATCAACGCGGGTGACTCCGGCGAGCCGCCGAAAGTCCAATGGGATCTGCCGCCCGGCTTCACCGCCGGCGAAATCCAGTGGCCCACGCCAGAGCGCTTCCAGATGGATACCATCGTGGACTACGGCTATCACGATCAGGCAGTCTTGCTGGTTCCGATCACCGCACCTCCCACGGCCAAGCCAGGAACCAGGGTCAACCTAGCCGCCAATGTCAAATGGCTGATGTGCCGCAACGTCTGCATGCCCGGCAAGGCCCGAGTCACCCTGGCCGTGCCCGTTGCCCAAACCTCTGCTCCCGATACCGCGGTAAAGGAATTCTTCGACAAGAGCCGCATGAAGCTCCCCAAGCCCCTGCCCAAGACCTGGAAAGCGTCGGTTTCATCCCGCCCGCAGGAATTCGTGCTGAACATTAAGGCTGGGAAGTCGGTTTCCGACGCGCGCTTCTTCCCTCTCGAACCTGAGCAGATCGACAACGCCGCCGAACAAAAACTCACTCCCGGCCCACGAGGATGGGAGCTGCATCTCAAGAAATCCGATCAGCTGCTGAAATCGATCTCCAATTTGAAAGGTGTACTGGTCGTCACCGCCAACGAGGGTTACTTCATTGACGCTCCCGTCGCGGACGCCGCATCTAAGAAATCCGTACGCTAAATCTTCATCCTCTGATGCTGCAGGAGGTTCCCTAATGAAGCTCTCCCGTTCCTTCCTCGTTTCTCTCGCGCTTTTAACATTCTCTGCTGCGGCTTTTGCCGCCAAGGTGGGCGATCCTGCTCCCAATTTCACCGCCACCGACAGCAATGGCAAGACGGAGCAGCTTTCCGCTTACAAAGGCAAGTTTGTGGTCCTCGAATGGCACAATCAAGGATGCCCATTCACCCAAAAGCACTACACCAGTCACAACATGCAAAATCTGCAGAAGGAATGGACCGGCAAGGGCGTGGTGTGGTTT
This window contains:
- a CDS encoding zinc-dependent alcohol dehydrogenase family protein, producing the protein MRAMVLSQAAPAEQSPLKLRELPEPTPGDGEIRVHVHCCGLCHTDLHTVEGDLPLHKIPVVPGHQIVGLVDAVGKGSRAFKEGDRAGIPWLNWTDGECRYCRASQENLCDNARFTGYDVDGGYAEATVVNEAFAYPIPRAFSDEAAAPLLCAGIIGYRSYRLSGARAGARLGLYGFGASAHIVIQFARHLGCEVYVFTRAAAHRELALRLGAAWVGQAEDRPPELLDAAIIFAPAGSLVPLALGHLRKGATLALAGITMSQIPALDYSLLYEERIVRSVANSIRQDARQFLELAAEVPVRSEIQVFSLEQANQALQHLKHSRIEGAGVLQISE
- the ppk1 gene encoding polyphosphate kinase 1, whose amino-acid sequence is MATKTTALINRRPKPEIVIEEEITTAPELEIPSLDDRSLYLNRELSLLAFQRRVLEEAQDESNPLLERVKFLSIVGSNLDEFFMVRVAGLKRQLESGASEVGPDGMSPAAQLEAIRTEVLELLGSAHRCIRRQLVPALERAGIHLMEYEQLTPQQKARADRYFTETVFPVLTPLAFDPGRPFPHISNLSLNLAILIRDKEGEEHFARLKVPDGLPQLVPVDRVTPNGRRSKVQKHQSFLWLEDLISANLNLLFPGMEIVEAHPFHVTRDADIEIQELEAGDLLETTEEGIRQRRFGDVVRLVVRAEMPAHILKILINNLEVDRKDVYRVKGPLSLSRYKYIAGLDRPELKDPPFLPAVPASLDLDVASEEEDLFSAIRRRDILLYHPYDSFQTVVDFLQKAARDPSVLAIKMTLYRVGRNSPIVEALLEASENEKQVAALVELKARFDEESNIEWARALERQGVHVVYGLLGLKVHSKVALVVRKEGDTIRRYVHLGTGNYNPVTAHLYTDFGLFTADHDIGADATDLFNYLTGYSAKNDYRKLLVAPINLRDRLEHLIRREIKQHLQHGNGHMSLKMNALVDTEMVRLLYEASQAGVKVDLLVRGICCLRPGVPGVSDNIRVISVVGRFLEHSRIYYFHNSGDDEVYLGSADLMPRNLNRRVEVIFPVEDRRLVRYLRDEVIETYMADNLKAREMMPDGSYRRLTPAESTDGLEREKISSQALFLSRAQASAARR
- a CDS encoding ammonia-forming cytochrome c nitrite reductase subunit c552 produces the protein MNRMSETGRARILFFATVFFAAVAALAVTALLVNIFERKQEAKNPFYRVVELNNTVDDPETWGKNFPMQYDDYKRTVDQQRTRYGGSEALPHTPTQADPRAVVARSKLEADPRLIEMWAGYSFSKDYREKRGHAYMLEDQTFTERQKANPPGACLNCHASMVVAYNQVGNGDPMKGFEAINHMTYAEARKLVKHPIACIDCHDPRTMELRVTRPAFIEGIKVLKASQGIADYDVNKMASRQEMRSFVCGQCHVTYYFRGPTKQLTFPWAKGLKVEEIVAFEDEDKVVEWKHAETGAPLIKPRHPEFELWNQGIHARSGVACADCHMPYKREGGLKISDHNVRSPLLNINRACQTCHKWPEEELKARVEEIQTRFFNIRNVAMDSLIDLIHDIKAAKAEGASDAELAKAQDYQRKAQFYIDFVEAENSTGFHAPGEATRIVADAINFCRLGQLELRQMKPVKQAEVKKTGMGER
- a CDS encoding protein-disulfide reductase DsbD domain-containing protein; its protein translation is MCLASLQVRLLVLLLFAAASAWASDALTSPVELNLVSENQAISPGQPFWIGLHFDIARNWHIYWINAGDSGEPPKVQWDLPPGFTAGEIQWPTPERFQMDTIVDYGYHDQAVLLVPITAPPTAKPGTRVNLAANVKWLMCRNVCMPGKARVTLAVPVAQTSAPDTAVKEFFDKSRMKLPKPLPKTWKASVSSRPQEFVLNIKAGKSVSDARFFPLEPEQIDNAAEQKLTPGPRGWELHLKKSDQLLKSISNLKGVLVVTANEGYFIDAPVADAASKKSVR
- a CDS encoding GNAT family protein, encoding MSLPVLETARLLLRAPADRDIPALVKLAGAREVAATTLRIPHPYTEADAGEFLLACREGRARGERILFAICRGEDMIGMVGLEIQPKHSHAELGYWIGVPYWGKGYCTEAARAVLEFGFGTLKLHRIYAGHFRGNDASRRVLDKLGMQHEGCAREHVEKWGKFLDVENYALLAEDYRRQAKP
- the nrfH gene encoding cytochrome c nitrite reductase small subunit, translating into MRARFAAAVLIAVLLGTTIGIGAYTFVYAKGYSYLSNNPGACANCHVMQSYYDAWIKSSHRSVAVCNDCHTPHNLVGKYAVKASNGFFHSLAFTSGRFPDSIDIKPRNYRVTEAACRHCHQEIVTAIDGWHRQAAGMSCTRCHSSVGHTETAASLPQPTHRGTSNE
- a CDS encoding GGDEF domain-containing protein, whose protein sequence is MSELARIWPEKRELLYLAAFPGGLSLAIAGLLLATGILPASNYSFLQFYFDAVFAMGVLLALRFHSSRTLFGLLTLAIAIQAPHPPAAPAYAAVVAFVLPLMLAIFALWPESGFSLVAVAPRFVALLAGCAFVAALSRSEVADIAASFKAHLVPAAWTAWCRVPQPAMLAFLGAVMAIAVLFAIRCKTIEAGFFWSVASCGIAMQLGMARPISRAFLITAGLVLVISLVENSYRLAYHDELTGLPARRALNEAMHSLDAKFSVAMVDVDHFKKFNDTFGHDTGDQVLRMVAARLGGVNGGGRAFRIGGEEFVLLFPGIPLRDAYPHLEEVRKRIEDSKFVVRGPDRKQRSAQDRQFTGTRASSLTAKEVCVTVSIGAAEPHASGESLEHVMRLADKALYKAKKTGRNRTEMAGVRASARKSASTGGSSQMV
- the bfr gene encoding bacterioferritin, whose amino-acid sequence is MHGNQKVIERLNAALASELTAIVQYMTQSEMCHNWGYRRLGELTEARAIEEMKHAEGLIERIIFLDAIPSVDVGLKPQLGSKVQEQMEINLKDEQDAVRQYNEAVRICVEARDDGSKMLFEHMIQDEERHADFLEAQLHAIKEMGTAAYLAQQLQGKND